The sequence CACCATAAAgccagagaaggagggagagagagagagagagagagagagagagagagagggagagagagtgagagacagagacagagagagagaaatcaatgacttcttttttcctgttaatTGCATCTCGCTTTCTGCTGAGGACAGCAGGGGTAGGGAGTGGGGCCTGgcctccatctctttttctatttctctctcctgtttcctctcccttcctctcataTCAGCCTGTCCTGTCTGGCCACCTCATTTTATTTCTCCCTTTTCTGCGTGTCCTTCATTTGCAGAGTCATGATTGCTGGGAAGGGAGAAGAGAATATGTGCTGCAGTCATTAACAAGACTGTATGCTGAGAGCCGAATCAGGCAGAGCAAGGTCTATAAATATAACGGACACGGCCTGGCCATATCTTTAAAACAGGCAGGAAATCTCAGAGAGGAACTGGTTTTTATGCTGCTGTCAGCGTCCCAACACAAGTGTGCACAGATTATTCTCGGTCATTCATTGTAATAATTCAAGTGGCATTTACGGCAAATGCTTTTTATTTGGGGAGGGAACCATGTTACATAATATGCAttgctttacataaaaaatgtAGATACTTCTATCCACTGACATGCCAGATTATTAATTACTAATAATGATAGACTCTGGgtgattgtcatttttttcaaggGGTAGATATTTTAtatcaaatgaaatgaacaattATTCCaaattatatagatattatttaaAAGTGTTGTTCTCACAAACATATTACTGGTCATTCTTACGAGCATTTCAACTATATCGTTGGTCATAATAATAAGTCTGATTTGATATCATTCGTTATGAAGGTATGCTGCACCATCAGCCCATTTGGCCACACAGAACCGCTACTTTTTTGGATAATGTATCATCTATGATTAATTTAGTCTGGAGGAAattataaaattacattaatatTTTAGTGTTCTTCATGGTGCTGCTGtaactttcttcttcttgtaatGTGCTCTAAAATTATCACATCCTGCTAAATTAAATTGCTCATTACCACTTGCCTCAGAGTCCCTACATTTATATTCATTCAAATGAAGGAGAATGGAGAGATGCCTCAGCCACAACACCTGCTGTGACTTAACTCTGTACTTACTGTGTATATGTTTACTCTGAATTTTACCGTGACATCCTGACTCAGTGTCATTACACTCACAGCACTTCCCCGCTTTAAGATTCTGGTCTGGTCTATACAAGCTTCTGTGGACAAAGCTCGCTCTCTGATGCTGTCTGTATTTCCTTTGAGTGATGGTGTATAAAAGGGTCAGAGTGGAGCGGAGCTGGGAATCTAATCAAAGGAGAATACCATTATAGCAGATGAGAGATGGCAAGCACACAGACGTGGCAAGCACACTGAAGTGGCTGCTGAACTCGCCAACTGTGTGCGTGAAGGGGAAGAACAGATACTTTCCCCTCCTATCATTTTTTATGGATGTACTTTCACTGCTAAAGTAGGAGAGTAGGACGACAACTTCCAGgcaaaacaccaacacactcactcacactctcactcacacatacacggacacacgcgcacacacacacactctcaaataCACTCAAATGCACTATGGGTTCAACTGATATGAGTTTCTGGAAGGTGATATTGACACTACAATGTTTGGTTTGCAGTTGCTGATAGAAAATCTCTAATATCACCAAATATGGCAactttcatgccaaaaaaattgAATACATTGCAAGGACACAGTGTTATTCCCAGATTTTTTGTCATTGGCAGAGTAGGAAAACCTCAagaacagcatttagaccaaaAGACACTAAAATTCCCCGCTGAATCCCATATACTACcccacaaaacaaatgaaaaaaatctgcctgtgggatgagataatcccacttgtttccagtggtgATCAAATTGTctccagagttttcttgaatcaaatttTCTTGACACTAGTGGGCtgttccaacatatttatacctCTTCCCAGAAAGAGTCCTataacaagtgaaactgcattggaaacaagtggggaTTTCTCATCTCactagcagattttttcacttctttcaagaAAAAATGACATTCTAACACTCTTGTGTGGCTAAATTACTCATTAAGATGGCGATTTTTGCAGTACAATCACATTCCTTTAAGATGCGTAGCCCCTTTTTAAGGCAGGATGAAGCAGGTTTTAGTCCAGCATCCTAGGACCCTCCCAACATCAGCCATGGAGACTCCCTCCATTCCTCTAATGGACAATTAAAACCCCACCAAACCACCAAGCCATCTGACACAGCACATCCCATCAGTCCAGCAACCATCCACTGTGAAGAGTGTTTATTCTTTGTATGATGATTATCTCAGTGCAGAGTTGGTCTTGTGATTTACAGCTTCCATATTCATCGCAACACAGTCATGTGAGAGGCATGTATGTAATGTTCATGTTACTGAGGGACTTTACCCTTTGATAGAGGAACTATTTTTTACAGCCATCTGTTGTAATTATAGTATAGAGTAGTGAGCTCGGAAATCCTGCTTCCACCTCTCATCCAGTCCATCACCTGCTCAGAACCACCCTACCAGACCGATAATGAACCATGAGCAAATAGAGATGCACTAAAACCAGGGTGTATGTCATCATGTCTGCACATTTTCAAGTTTGCCATCTTTCCGGGAGCCATTGTGTAATTGCAACCCACAGTGTCTCCATTTGGATTAAATCTCCTAGGAATGAGGAGTGTGTAATCAAGGGACCTTAGGTATTACATCATCCTGTAGTAGAGCCTGTAAAGCCTCATTGAACACTGGATACGCCGGATAATGCCCATCCTCAGCACTTCCGATCGCGCAAGTAAACTCAGTTCattgcaaataaacaaataccaCTGGGACACGGGTTGACGCTTGGTGATTTTGACACTGTAGCACCTTTTTGATGTCATTATCCATAAAAGCCTCGGCAAGAATACTATCTACTGTTACACTATCACAAAGAGAGCAGGACAGACATACTGTAGAgctctgcagagacagagagtgagaggaagacagacaggctacagaaaggacagaaagaaaaaagagataatAGAGAATGAGAGTGATaaggaaaggggaggagggaCTGTGCTTACCCCGGCGTGCCTGTTTTATCTTGGGGCTCAGCATGGTTACCGTTGCTGTGCTGCTCCCTCTCACAGAGCCATGTCTGCATCCCTCAGTTCACACACTACTctgttcctcacacacacacacacacactgcctctcgCTGCTGCCTCGCCCTGCtactcctcatcctcttcaagcatctctctcccttgctcctTGTTTTTGCACTTGTACTCGGGCTgatttcatacacacacacactcacacgttaacacacactcccttgctcccctccctctgctcttcccttcttttcctctccctctctccctccctctccctcgctctctctgtcccactggcccagtgtgctgctgttctcACATACCTAGAGCCCtgcccactccctctctctccctctctcctccactatCTGTCTCCCTGCTTTCTGCTGCACACTCTCACTATCAATTTGTCACTGTCTATAAATATGTCTGGCTGtatgtcctctgtcttgtcaCCCATTGCTTTGCAACATCTATTCCTCTATCAGCTCCACACCATCTTCCCATTCACTCTATTGTCACTCTCAGTCTTTGCATAAATATTGATTATGTTCCTTTCTATAGCTTTAGTGTCATTTCAGATCAATACATGATCTTtagaaatgtaaataaatgacttaTGTAGAGAAAGCAACCATGCCATGTCAGTAAACCATCACCGATATATAGTGAACTATGTGAAATGCCAAATTTCattattgggattttttttttttttttttttttttaacaggttgTATGACCTGTATGAACCATATAGTCTTACAGACTGAGTGGAAATATTGCACTATACAGTCACAGCTGTATCTCCAGGGTGACAGCTATAGGACTGTGTGATGTAATTGCTCCTATTGCCTGGTGGGGTTGGAGCAAATGTGATAGAGCTGATAAACCTTGCGGTTAAACTGACCAAGATTCAAAAAAATGCTAGTCAGGACGAGCTGACTGCGCTGTCTAATGGAAACACTAACCTACTCTCCAGCACTCACACATACTGAATGTACATAttgagggcttttttttttcaaattacagaaTATTACATCATACCTTTATCCCACTCACACCTCAACAGGTGCCAAACAAGACCACCATACCTGAATCTTTGCTGCACTTCACTGGTTACCTGTCACTTATATGACTGATTTCAAGTTTTCACCGAGCAAGGTCTTTTACACATGAAAGCTTAGTTTAGTTTAAATTTAGTGCTTGGCTACATTTAAGACCTTTCAACCTCACATGAAACAAAgcacagcacagagcctcaggaAAAGCTATTCTTGGCTGTTCCTCATTTTATACCTAAAAAAAATTGATCAAGCATTCACCAAAGGAGCCTTTACACTGTGCAATAGCctgtcacatttcacatttctggatACCAAAGTCCAGTGCCTGCATTTAAATCACCCTTgaagacacattttttgtaggagattgtaatttgtttttaactgaattCTTGTCTTTAAAGGTTGTGTTGTTGCCCTTACTGCTTGATCTGTGCTTTGTTTCTCTCagtttataaagcactttgtgaacaTGATTATGATTCCACTGATAATGATATAAGCAATGTAATGATTTGCACTctcattatattacattacattacaggtTGTATTAAACATTCATGCTATTTCTAACAGACACATGGACATGGTACATGACCACATAAATAGGATCCCGAGAGTATAAACTGGTAAAGTATCCTCAAATGAGCTGATGACAAGCCACAAAAAAGGGACATTAGACAACTTACAATGTAAATCCCAAGAAGAGATTAAAATTGAGCTTTACCTGTTAATATCTTTGATGTGTCTCTAGTATGAGGAGCCCTGAATGATTTCATAGCTGTGTATCCATCTGCGCAGTGTATCCTTCTGAGCTGGGGCCATTTCTAGAGCGGTAGCACACAgacgcatagacacacacacagtcaacacaaTCGTAATACTGAAAGCTCAGTTACATAGTTAATTGATGACTGCTGAGAAAGAATCAAATGATGACATTCACATACCCAAAGAGAAGGGGCTAGTGTAGAGGCCATTATTAACATGCTAATGACAGCAAGTCTGGGGAATGCTGATGTAAACAGGCCCTGTAAAAGGAAGCTATGtcaggaaagaaagacagtcaTGCGGGTATTACTTGCCTTGTCATCTCAGATGGGCAGACCAGACGACTCATTGTCCTGAGCCATTCTCTGTGTCCTCTACAAGAAACAGACACATCACACATTCTCCAGCGGGTGCTGTGATCAGTGTTGCCGTATTAGGAGTAATTCATGCCTGTGTGATGCTCTTGTGTTCTTTCGTTCTACAGACCTTTCAGTCTGACTCTCACTCAGGAAGTGAGCTGCCCTGACGGAGAAGTGAAATCTGCTGACCTCCAAATATAAACATTGTGTTTCCCCATTAAATATATTACTGTACACTTACCATACTCGTGCCAAGGTAAAATACAATAATCTGGGCTTCAGTGATTTGCCTATGTAAAGCAACAGGGAAGGTCCCAACCTCTGGTTGTGCACCCATAAAAGCTTTAATCTCGGCCTGCTGCTCTAGACATTCAAGCTATGCAATGAGATGCACTGtatctgcttgttgcttttggTCAGTTACAGGTATCAGTGATACTAAAATATCTAGAACACTCTAAcgcagagagaaaaacacaccatgGAAACCTAAAGATTACAGAGAAAATATTTGtaggaaaatgtgaaatagaCACGTAGCAGCTGTTTAAATCCCATATCATTGATCCAAGGACAGGGAAATAAAAGCTGTGTTACTTTACAAGCCCCTTTAACCTGAACAATGGCTCCCATCATCTTAACCACTCCGTATGTAGAGGAGGCAGTAGAGGACACATTAAATCATATCGTATGACACAATGAACAAGGCACTCACATACAGTCTGGTCACACCAGCCTCTGCAAGGTGTGGAAGACGTCATCTATAATCTAGAAATATAGTCCGGAGGGACACATAggaaatgagtgtgtgtaataGAAGGCATGAGTAGACCTGGACCATTAGCAAGAGTAGAGGAAGTGTCATGGTGCAAACGACTGCGAGCAGATCAGAGAAGTAATGGCATTATGTTAGGAACAATATCTTCCAAGCCCTCTAATAAGTAGTGATATTCACAGTGCAAAGCTAATACCACTACATCTTAGAGAGGCATGCTCATCTTTCAGGCACTGCTAATACAAAGGcaacagaaaacatcacagctTGGAACCATAAGTTATCCCatgtaacactttttttttattattatttaaaacaacaataacactgAGGTTAAAAAGTGTGGTTCTGACGGAATATAAAACAGGTGTGAGGCATGACATTCAAGCCACCAGAAGCATTTCCTGCTAAAACACAGTTGTAGAAATGTCCCGTGCTTTACGTTAAGCTCCACAGAAAAACGTAAACCAAGATGTTACTGAAAACGCTGTTTGCTTAAAATAGCTCAGTGAGTTCACTAAAAACTAACTTGAGAGGTTAAAGTCTAAAACGGTAGTAGTTAGCCTGCTAGCCACTTTGCTGACAAATCTGCTGTATGTCTactatattaaaatataatacCAAGATATAACCTAATGTTATGCTCATGTACAACCTGGTGGCAATAGTCACAGTTATTAAGGAATCTAAAGAGGCTTTGAGTACAGACCAAGGACACTGTAAACAGATCTTATAAGTGAGCAAAGACACAAACTTtttcagacacactgacagtcTCTAAATGTCTATAGCAGTTTTTTCCTGTCTTGTTTGTGCCCTTCCCACCCGTCTTCTTCCCTCCAATAGAAATGACACCACTGTAACCCATCGCTGTCCTAGGGATCTCTGTCGAGCAGAGGTTTCACACTGTCGGAAGTAGGTTGTGGTTCCCATGGCGATGGCATCAAACTGTTCAGTCAGTAACCACACCTCCCAGAGAAGCGTCAGTGCGTTCATAATCACCATGACCACAACCCAAAACTCGGCCCCTAACATGGTCAGCCACGATGACAAGCTGTGATTGCCCACAGACATCTTCCCGTACAAGTAATTCATCGCTATGGTGACAAAGAGAAGGTGGGCAATCACCAtcgacaggaggaagaggaggaagaggcggtGATTGCTCCGGCCGACGCAGCGGTTGAGAAAGAGGCAGTGATGGTCGTagtccttcacacacacatcgcacaGCTTGCAGTGTTTGCTGTAGTCAGGCTGAAACAGCTATGAGGAATGCAAAgacagggagggaaggggagaaaTACACTGGTCAGATGCAGATATGCTCACAGGAAAGTTCCCTAAAACACTTCAACACTGTTGTGTACCTTGTATTACAGGAACCATTTTTTGTTGATGGTGTTTCTTACTCCTCAGGTGAGTGGATGACTGACTAATGTCATGTTGACATATTTTCGCAGCACATATGCAGAGTTTGATACAATATTAAACACTGGGTTTTGGTGTCAGCCCCTTAGAATCATATCAAACATTTAACAATCAATCAGACACAAATCTGCTGTTAAAGAGGAAGAGATACTGATTCTTCTACCAACAGTTGCCTCAATAAAGGGAAATTCAGTGCAGCCACAACAAATATTGTGACGCTTGCTTTTTTAGGGCTGTACAAAATCACTCTTTTGCTCTCACACTAAATATTGCTATTTCCCTCACCCTGTACACCAAGAAGCCACAGCTGAATGCAATAAGTGTGTTCTCTGGGGGTTGCTGAAAGGCAGTCtgtgaaatttcacaaactCCTGGAACACCCAGGGTACGTTTTTCCTTGAAAGTCACCTTTAATGTAGCACTTTCCTTATCCTAACCATAGTCTGGGAGGCAACACTGCCTTACAAAACTTGCACATGTTGATCAATTTAATATGTCTATGGCCTTTTTGTCAAGCTGTGCTCTAAACGTTACTTGGTGGTAGTGGTAATGGTACTCAGTGGTCTGCATCCTTGCCATGCCAGCCCTGCCCAGTAGTCTTCTTACCTCACAGTAGGGGCAGAACCTGTGAGGGCTCTGGTTGTTCTCCACCAGGTCAGCAATGCAGGAGAAACGAGGGTCGGAGTCCACTCTGTCCAGCGTCCCAGGGTCCTGGATCAGAACCTTACAGAACAAACCAAGGACTAGGGAGAAATGGACCATGGACACTTGGACCAGTGCACCGGTTGACCACATACGTTGACAAGGTTAAGGGTCAATGTCTGTTATTTTCACGTTTTAAATCATCAGTTGAAATAGCACTGGTAATACAAGcttatggtaaaaaaaataataaatgccaTATGTTTTAATAATCTGCATGGGCTTTGTAAAGGATATTAGGCATTATTTTCCCATAGAAGCAGAGCAAGGAATGGAACAGGCCGGCTATGAGTGTTCCCAGGTAGATGGGGTTGGGTAACCTAGAGAGAACACAGATGCAATCAGAGCACAGCATGACAAAAAGGCCATAGACATTGAATTGATCAACATGTGCAAGTTTTGTTAAACCTTTGGTAGGTGGTCATGCGGTGATACTGGGTGAAGATGCTCCGGGCCAGCCAGGGGAAGAGCAGGCCACAAATGAGCCCACCGTAGCCTCCGAGCATGGCAGCTATCAGCAGGATGGCAGCTCCACTCAGCGTTGGAAACAACAACGTCCAGTAGTACAGAACTGGTAAGAAGAAttgcataaacacatacacagcaccATCACTACCAGTAATGTCAACATGATcgttaccatcatcatcatcatcatcatctgtatTTCAAGAAGCCTTATCAAAACTAGACACTAATATTTACCATGAGACTCTTTGGGTTTACGGTGTACTGGCTCGTTAATGCACCAACTCAGTAGCTTGGTGAGTTGCTGATGTCTACAAAAAAGACATACACAGTATATCACTGTTTTAGCCAGCATAAGGACCCCAAGAGAATACAGTGCTCTGGAAAATGGCACTGGTAAATATTACTATCCCATGCAGTGGctttatattcagtgtttttccagAGAGCTCTCGAGACTGCCAATTCACCGAAATGTCTTCCCCTGCTTGCAGAGGTCCAGAGGTGTGAGGCCACTGTGGTTCTTCTGGTGGAGCATCCTGTAACCTGCTCTCTGCAGCAACGTCCAGCACACCTCCActccccccctctctgcagCAACATGGAGCGCTGTCCCCCCCCTGTTGGTCGACCGCATCCACTGCACATCTCTGGGACAGACAGAAGGTTGAAGGACATGATAGTTGCCTGCACAATTCTACGCTATTCTCCATATTCCTGTTCAGGTCGTATTCAGTTTATCCTTTTCACATGAACCTTTGATACTCTGTGATTGTGACTGTAGCCATGAATAAATCAGTTAAGACCATTTATATCCATCTGCTATACCCTGCCAAAACAAAGAATGGTCCATCATCAAAAATGTATGAAACGATGTGGCCGTAATTAAACCCCCTCCTTCCCTGCCACAGAATCCCATGAAGTAAGCCAGGTATAttagatttttcaaaattggaTTATAAGATAAGATGGATTGTTGTAACTGAGTTATGACATTTGCATGCATTAAACATAAAACCATTTTGTGAGTATTTTGTGTATATAAATGTCACCACTGACGACGTACAGTATAaccatatttacatttatttagaaATGGACTTCCTACACTGAATGCCCATCAGTAATGGCATCCAATAAtgttggaggagaggagactgtgagtgagtgagtgagtgagtgagggagtgatTGAGGGGGTGAGTGATAAATGTGTGTAATCATGTAAGCTTGTGGTCAGGTACCTGGTCTCTGAGAAGATATCGGACCACCTCTGTGTTGCCGGTGGATGCAGCGAGGTGAAGTGGTGTGACCTGGTGCATGGTTGTGTCAGAGAACCGGAACATTCCAGTCTCCCAAAGGTAGTGCACTGCAACACTGGGAAAGACAACACAGAATTAGTGTGcttgtaatatgtgtgtgtgtgtgtgtgtgtgtgtgtgtgtgtgtgtgcctgtgcactaacaatgaaaataaaaacaaccaggCTTGCTATGTGTTTCTTATTCCACTCACATGTTGCCTCCAGTCACTGCATGATGCAGAGAGGTTTTTCCCTGCAGGTCTATGAGGCGCAAGTCAGCCCCATACTGCATCATTTGGTGCATGACATAGATGTTCCCTTGCCTGAGGGGAGTCAAGAGAACCACCTATTATTGTACAGGAGCAACTGCGGAGGTATCGGCAAGTGGTGTGCTCTCATCATTGACCatgcatcaaataaataaataaagttttattatcattGCACTGATACCTTCACAAAGCCTGTATGTTTGTCTAACATCTACAAATATTAAGGGAACGGCTACCACTGACCTGCAGGCAAAATGAAAGGCCGTCTGTCCTGCATCACAAGTCAGGTTGGGGTCAGCTCCATGACTTAGAAAGAGCTCAACCAGAGCACGGTTACCATGGAGGGCAGCATAGTGCAGTGGGGTGAAACCACCCCAGCCTGGatacagacaaagacacacacaaacaatcagGCTTGAggacaattaaacaaaaaattagTGTTCGGCACCTTCACCCAGCGGTCTACTGTATGATCCTAACTCAGCTGCATGAGTTACTCAGCCTGTTGATTGCTCTTGACTCTGGGTTAAGGTTCCCTTTTGTACAACGAGACTTGGTGCTGTGTTGACACAGGAGCTGTCCATCTGTGTCTCAGGGCAGACTACCACCAGCTCAGATCACACATAGCTGCAGCAGTATTAGGTATCCACTTGGCTTCATGACAAAATCACTTCAGGAGACACCAGAACACCAAGATAAAGTTTACAATGTTCCTTTGAGCATAGAATAACGTTGAGGTGCTGTTCAGTGCTGTAAGAGTAACAGGTTAAGGCAGCATGCTCATGCCTGAGATATGAACATAGTCAATTACGCGCCTATAACACCGACAGGCTTATTCCTGCGTGGTTacaatgaaaatatatatgttaGACACATTAGAACACAACTGCCATTGACATTAAACCAGTCGCACAATAGGAATTAGATAAATTGTGGCCTACGCTAATTTCACATatatcctatttttttttttttagcgcaGCCACGCCGTACAGatatagatttttatttttatttatttattttttttcaccgGGCTTTCACCTTACCTTTTTGCTTGAGGACTGATCGATCATTCTGAATAAAGTGTACACACTGTTCAACATTTCCTCTCTGCACACAGTCAAATATGTCTCCACCGCCGGCAGAGCACACAGGCATCGGATGCATTGTGCACAGGCGGGCACAACAGCAGCCCTCTAATATTTCCACCGACTAGAACTTCTGCGGAAACAAACTCAACACCTCAGACGAAGTACTACAACATCATAACGTAAAGTGATAAGGGTGTCATTTTTAGCTGCAAAGCAACGGG is a genomic window of Myripristis murdjan chromosome 15, fMyrMur1.1, whole genome shotgun sequence containing:
- the LOC115372190 gene encoding LOW QUALITY PROTEIN: probable protein S-acyltransferase 23 (The sequence of the model RefSeq protein was modified relative to this genomic sequence to represent the inferred CDS: deleted 1 base in 1 codon); amino-acid sequence: MHPMPVCSAGGGDIFDCVQRGNVEQCVHFIQNDRSVLKQKGWGGFTPLHYAALHGNRALVELFLSHGADPNLTCDAGQTAFHFACRQGNIYVMHQMMQYGADLRLIDLQGKTSLHHAVTGGNIVAVHYLWETGMFRFSDTTMHQVTPLHLAASTGNTEVVRYLLRDQRCAVDAVDQQGGTALHVAAERGGVEVCWTLLQRAGYRMLHQKNHSGLTPLDLCKQGKTFRHQQLTKLLSWCINEPVHRKPKESHVLYYWTLLFPTLSGAAILLIAAMLGGYGGLICGLLFPWLARSIFTQYHRMTTYQRLPNPIYLGTLIAGLFHSLLCFYGKIMPSMWSTGALVQVSMVHFSLVLGLFCKVLIQDPGTLDRVDSDPRFSCIADLVENNQSPHRFCPYCELFQPDYSKHCKLCDVCVKDYDHHCLFLNRCVGRSNHRLFLLFLLSMVIAHLLFVTIAMNYLYGKMSVGNHSLSSWLTMLGAEFWVVVMVIMNALTLLWEVWLLTEQFDAIAMGTTTYFRQCETSARQRSLGQRWVTVVSFLLEGRRRVGRAQTRQEKTAIDI